accacaaagtTGAACGATGAACTGTGGCCtatggtgtcctggtgccaagtgtacatatggacacccgtatgtttgaacatggtgttcattatggacaatccgtgacgagcacagaaatccaataacaaaacaccgctcgggttcagatcgggggggccattCCTCCTAATCACGCcattccaggtctcactgtcattgcccacatgaGCATTGAAAACCCCTAGAACAAGAATTCTCTCAAACACCCGTTCCAAGGAgttcaaaaagggtgggtattctgaactacATAAGCACAAACAGCATTCaggacccatccccccacccgaaggcgaagggcggctggttccagagcccaagccgtgcgtcgaggggACCCTGCTATATCTAGTCGGACCCTCACAACCTCGCAcatcagctcaggctccttccccatcagagaggtgacattccatgtccctagagctagcttctgtagccgaggatcggaccgccaaggtccctgccttcggccactgcccaactcacactgcacctGACCCCCTTGGCCTCTCCTACaagtggtgagcccattggaggggggacccatatTCCTTCTTCGGGCAGATCCCATGAGTGCAggcctggtggtggggggggggggggggggtcagtgaccCACGCCCGGGTGAGGGAAAACATGAATCaatgttatttttcataatgcgggggtctaatgagccgcacttcgtctgttTTCTCACCCaagacctgtttgccttgggtgaccctacaaggggcataaagccccgggcaacttaactcctgggatcattggaacatgcaaaccccgtcGGTTTCAGGAGAGGTATTAGCATATCATTTAATTGTAATTCCTTAAGCGATTAATGTTAGCACTTATTGGATGGCTTGTTGTGGCTTTGCTATGCTAGAGAAGTcttttctgtgttttgtttattacaGTTTAACTCGTAGATTTTCACCTGTCACATATGGAGAAAACACGTAAGAAGGACAGtacactgtttattacagcatATAGTACACTACTGTATAAACATTCATATactaaaaatgttataaatggtGAAAAGGTAACATTAAAACAATACTTAAAGATGGTTGACACAAACCCACTACCAGTATGGTATACTTGAAATATTGGTAAGGGGCAGTTCCTGGCTTACAGACCAATTCACATAACGACCTGGTCGTAGGAAAGGAACTCGGTCGTTAAGTGATGTGAGCCTATATTACAATATGAGTAAAGTGGATAAATCAAAATTGAATCTGTTTTGTGGCACTGACTGACTAACATTTCTCTTATCACCATCAGTGATATCTGGGCTTTGGGTTGTGTGCTGTATGAACTCTGCACACTTGAGTTTGCCGTAAGTATTACAGATCTTTGTTTTCTAAtagtatgaatgtaaaatatgaCAGCTTCTAAAATTCATTTGGTATTTCATATAAATGTATAACCTACACTGTAAAAATTAAAGGATACTCGAGGCTCCATTTATGGTTCTTCAGTTTTGCACACATGCAGAACCTTTTTGGGAGCAACCAGGAATCCTTTTAAACAATTCATTTCTCTAAGGATCTTTTAGTAGTTTATCATGTTCTTTGATGAACTGTTTTATCTCAAATGGTATGGAACCACTTTGGATGCTTAAAAGCACAATTTCCTAATAAtctgaggttctgcacggaactTCAGCTAATTTTGGAGCACTTTGAGGCCCATTATTGTTACTGCtgctgctactactactactacaacTACAGTGGTGAGCAGGGTTCCACTAATCTCTAATTAACTTTttcattagcaaattagcattttTGCTTTTTAGTGGACCAATTAATTTCCAATAAATTTAGTTCTACTAACTGTAAATCCACTACCATTTTATTTTTGGGATAGTgaataaagttttattttcaaaaatatttgtaaaccCTAAAATCATGCATATTTGTTCCTGTCTGTTTTGAGCATATCTGCAACAGTCTATCTAGCATGCTGCTCGCTATCTATGTGTAAACACATGATATGATTGGTTGATAACTTGTCGGGTTTAAggaagtctgggctaaatgtttgtgaataaagataaaatccatttaaactggggtaccctgAACTAAGCGAGGAACAGGGATCTGTATTGCCAAGCAAGATATCTTGCATAGTCGGATAACTTTTCAGATTTAAGGTGCCCTAGTGTGAATtgactttatctttgttcacttacatttacctCAGCTTACCTTAAATTTGActagttatctggctaagcaagaaatccagctttgtgatacaggccccaaaTCCACTTATTAAGTCATGATGCTTCAATGATATGATAATACTGTTTCCAGGGCCTACCTGAATACAAGCCAATTTGCCGCAATTGTTTCTTTTAATCAGATTAAGGCTCATATGCAGAGGCTGTTTCTGCCTTGCTCTGATATAATTGTACACATATTCTGATGATGTCATCTCGCATGCTTTCAGCAACATACCCGAATTTAGTATACCAGCCAGATTTTATCAATTACTTTGTCTCCAATCTCGgtgtaatttattacaaaatcgaAACGTTCCAAAATCACCTATTATGACAGATTGTAACAAGGATTAGCCATAGCAAACTCACTGACacaattaacattttttttttgtttttagaatGTATGTTCTGCCCCCGTCAAGAAATGTGTTCATTTGTTTCATTGTATGCACTGCACTGAAAATAATGTACTGAATTGTGCCATAATTCCTTCTGACAAAAGAATTACAGAGTTTCAATTAACGTAATTTAACCAGCTTTTTGCCCTTTTTTACCCCAATTTTAAAACTTGAATTAGGGGAAGTTAGCCTCTTTTTCATTGTTAACGACGTGTTGCTAAAGAAAGAAGTTATGATGAATAATATACTGTAAGCAGCTCCTGTGGCATGTTTGGAGTGTTTGGGCCTGGAAACAGTTTTATGCCGTGCCTTACACCAGACTTAACAAGCAGATTTTATTTTCTTGGATCTCATTGACAGAGCTATAGACCAATAAAGAGCTAAGTCCTTCCTTCCTAGTTTTGGGTAAACAGCACCATGTTTATAGTGCCCAAGCAGCTTCACTGAGGGTAAAATGTCGGCATGGGCCAGCCGTGAAATAGGGCTTCTCCAAGAAAAATGCTCATATCTTGTAAATGGAATATCATACAAAGAAATGTTCGGTGCAGACATATTTGGGGAACGCTACAGAATCTAATAATACCCAGTTGGGTAAATCCTAAACATACCCTGGTAATCATTATAGTCTGAGATATGAGTCTTCAGTGTTAAGTaggggggtattccatgaaGGAGGATtttttgcttagccagataacttcttggatttaaggtagtctggggtaAATGGTtcccttacatttagcccagactaccttaaatccgacaacttATCCaggtaagcaagaaatcctgtttCGTGGAACAGCCCTCACATTAAGTTTTTAGCCCCCTATATGTTTTTGATCGTTTCAGAGCAAAATACCAAATCAAAGCTAAATTCATATAAGAAAAGTTAGCGGTTGGTCAGCTGTGCCCACCTctgtacaacaacaacaacaaaaccaAATATCACAACACCAAATgaaatttaattcatttttactgtaataaattgaaataaataaaaaaaaaacacaataatgaGGTATGAGATTAATATTTGTATTTGTTACCAGTTATGCTACAGAAATACAGACTAGATAACTATAATATTCCATTTGCTTATAGTTTTCACACCAGGAACAATTCTTCATGTTCGAGTTGTGGAGCAAGCCATCTCCACAGATTTCTGAGAATTTCTCAGCTGAGCTGCGCCATCTGGTGGATGAACTCCTTCATAAGGACCCGGCCCGCAGACCCACCATTGACAGCATGCTAAAGAAAGAGTTCTTAGCTAAACGGATACCCCTCTTATTAAAGGTGAGTTCATCCTTATAATTTATTTACTTAGCTATGGCTGTAATTTACTAGATTTCTGACATATCATAAAAAACTGTACAGTgattttatctttttttaagTAGGGATTTTTCATTGCAGAATCAAACTTCAAACTCTTTCAATTGTATAACTTTTTTAAGTTCTCAAAACATCTTCAAAATAAATTAAGTTTCATAACAATACATTTGATGTTGGTGTTgtgcaaataaaatgtgttggatatgaatgtaaaataattactaatagacttgaaaaatattttcttaaattttaCAGATTGTTGAAGTTACCTATGTATTATAAAGTTTTCTTCTAATATCAATAATCAAATGAGAATCGATAATCAAACAGTAAAAATTTGAATATTTGccattacattgttacacagagGATGTTAGACAAATacttgtgttattttttggttTACAAAGGCAGAAGCCTCAGTGGTTCCTGCAACTTTTACATTCAACGAACCAGGTAAATTGGATTTTGTTTATTCAGCCTATTCTGAAATTAAGTGCTATTTTGTGCATTAGTACTGTATGTCAGCATTGGCAAAATTATATTTACAGCTGATAAGCTGTTAGTAACAGATGGCATTTCTTGTTCAGGAATTTATGACTGGAATAATCAGGGAGTGCCCCGTGACTCTGACCAGGATCGGCGTTTGGAGGAAGGATGTATGGACAATCAGGAAATGCCCGTGGACAGGTAAACACAATACGAGTCACTTCCAGGGCTCAACGTGGCACGAGCCGTGAAACTATGTCGACTGCATCTCCAGGGGCTCCCAGCCAGGGAATACCCACCGTTAACCTGACTCAGTAGGTTACATGGGTTCATTATTCCAGGAAGGACAGAGACGTGTATCCAACCACAAATATAACAGTTAATATGTACAAAGTGATATctgtaattttatttgtatatttcttttaaaaatcACTTAATTTTCAGTTCATGCCTGTGTGCCACTTCATTCTTAGATAAAAGCTATAAGAAAGCTTATGTATTTGATCATATGTTCATAACATCCGCACACCAGTTCATAGCTCTTTTTACAAAATCAGTAAGATGTAAATTAATAAGCGAAAACATTGTTTTTATAAAGACACACTCTGCCCCCAGCAACAAGATCTCGCTTCCTGTAAGAAGCAGACTTTCCAGCTCTGAGTGGTATTATTTAACACGTTCAAAACCATACAGGTTGAGGACACAATGTCCATCCGTATTTCTGACAGGGAGTGAGATTTTGGCACAAAGCCTCCATGTAACTTGGATGTTTTGGCTGCATCATCCCCACCTTTGCATGCATCACTCTTCCTCCAACGCTGAGTTTGTGAGGACCTCAGTCATTACAATATCTTTATATTATagtctgaaaaaaaaacagatatttggTGATAGTTCATTTTTAACTGCCATGTACTTTGAAACGTTATAACTCAGGAGCAGCTGTCCTTTTCTGGTGCTACTGAATGTTACTGGCATTGTGTAATATTACCCCGTGGTAGTGATGTAGTCAAGACCAGCTAAACCGATACCAAGTTCTTACCAAGACCAGAGTGTAAAAAAGACGGAGACATTTGGCGCCCTGTACCCATCCTGCTAAATTTTGCTGCGTACATCTACCGATGACATGGCAAAATATGacccaaaattaaatttaattcaCACCACGCAATCTGCCCCTCCCCACTTCCATAAAACTGATTATGTCAATGGAATGTATCTTGAAATCTCACTGTTTTACATCCACTGGCCTTCAAATTTATGCTAGATGATTAACTGTATGAATTTCTAAAACCCTGTATTCATGTTGATGTACTTTATTTTACCAGGAATCTGAGATTTTTGATCTCTCAGGTCAACCAAGATATTGAAGCATTTAAAAATCTTTATGACCGAGATGTTGATGATCTTCTGAGTCTAGTGGAGAAGCTGGAGATGACTGCAGAGGGTCTGGAACGCGTCCACTTACGTACCACCGTAGGCAGCCGGACAAGGGGGGTGATAGGTGCTGCAGGGGGGGTCACCACTGTTGTTGGGCTCATTCTAGCTCCCGTCACTCTGGCAGCCTCTCTGATTGTCAATGGTGTGGGGATTGGTGTTGCTGTAGCTGGGGGGGTCACTAGCGCCGTCTCTAACGTCACCAACATGGTGAACCAGTCAATGGACCGTAAGACTATTGAGGCGATTCTTAGTGAATATCGGGAGAAAATGGAACCCATCCTAATGAGTGTGGAAGGCATGAGAACTGGCACTGAAAACTTAAAAGAGAATGAGAGCTACACAAATGTTGCTAATATGACACAGACTGCATCGAGAGCAGGGAGGGGCCTGGGTGGCATTGCAGAGCTTGTCCGTCTAGTCCAGGTAGTTAACGTTGGTAAGGTGGCTGCTCAAGCGGCCAGAGCTGTACGGGTGGCAGAGGCCTTCACAGGGGTgctgtctgctctcttcattgcCCTCGATGTCTATTTCATTGTTAAGGATGCCAAAGAGATCCACAACATAAGACAAGGATCTCAACAGCATGATGAAATAAAATCAGCCACAATGAAGCTTGTAGCAAATATCAGGGAGATGGTTTCTCAATTTAAGGAGAATTTAGATGAGTTGGAAAATACAAGGAAGGAACTGATGACTGACGGGTAGACTTTGAACTATTTATGTACTTTCAGATTGACGGGTTTTATATGGTATTCTTCTATGTACGTAATGTATACTAATGCaataaataacacattttacTAATAGCTTGACTACTTCCTGTAAGGAACTAAGGATGCCCCAATGTTCCTGGTTGGTAAGTTGTATACAGGCAGCACACTCTGGTCATGAGAAAGGCATGGAGGCCCCATTTGACATCATTAGGGTGATATGGAAGTAAATGACCAGAGAAGTGATGGAGTTACCATGTGCTCTCATGGGACACCTCCATCCCGCCCTGCCTCGTCCCTGTATCAGCCTTGTCATGCTCCAGGAGGCCAGTAATGCAGATGCAAATTTACTGATCACACCTATACACAATAGCTGGTAAGGGGCAGTGCTATTGTAGTTCGGGATCATTTTCAATTTTCAAATTTTGAAATCCAGTTTAGTTTTAGTTACTTTTCATTGAGGTTTTAttcgtttttattttaaatatatatttctaaTAAGTTTTTCTATATTTTCATTATAGTTTACAGTAAGTATGGATATATTTAGTATTGTCAAGTTATTTTATGTGTCTGATCATTAGATAATCATAGATAAACAAGATTACACATACTGTAGCTAATAATGTAGTAATGTCTTCAAAATGGGTAAACCATTTTCCAGGTATTGTTAATGGTAATTACAGATAAATCATTACTTTGAGTGTTAAAAATAGTAGTGGAATCAATTGTTTTATAGTTTTCATTTATTGTAGTTTATTTTATTCTTGTATCTTATGTCAGTTTATGAAATAGTTTTCTTGTAATTTTCTTATTGGGTTTTCTTTAACAATAATATCCCCAGTTAGGGAGTTTTTTGGAGTATAAAAAGGGGTAAAGAACTGTCCTTACTTTGTATTTGGGCTGCCTTTCAATTCCTAttgtatgaatgaatgaatcatcACATGTCTGTTCTGTATTACACAAATTATATCAATAAATCATAATTTTGCTAAAACTATGTTGGCGAGAATCTTTGTAAATGGATTCCTACTATATTCCTGAAATAGATTTAATTCTGTAAATGTATCCATAGCATTTTAGTAAACGATCTGCATTGGCCAGtttatgaccaatatatgtgcATATATCCATAAgatgtaataaaaatttacaaagTAACTGTTTAGGCAGACAAAACACTCATCCCAATACAGAAGTACATCCCCTCAAATTTTCCATTCCACTTACCCAGTTGTTTattgtgagcctggagcctcaaGGACAACCTGGATAAGATGCCAGTCCTTTGGTGGGAACTATACATACTTACGTATCAGTCACCCTAAGTCTTCCCATGGTCATATAGCCtgtgaatttgtaacacaattTCCAGTATTAGTTCTCAAATGCATTATCaccaattgtgggaaaattgtGGTTAAATAGGAAGTGTCCTGTCCCGCCTATCTAGGTCCACCTCTTACAtttaattatgttttaaatCTTTCGGAGTACAGTACCATTTCCATAGAGACGAATAAACATAAACAGACAGATTTATTGGACAGGGCTTCATTTTCTGTTCATTACTTGATTGAGCATTTTGTAAATAGGATCCACTTTGTTTTATGCCCTCGTCTGAATTTGTCAGAGAGGACTTCCTCCATTCGCACCACAGGAGGAAGGCAACCACCTCTGTCAGGTCAGGTGATTGGTCAACGAACTAGGAAGGATGGTCTCAGTTCATTATTAGTCAGAACCTGGAAAACACAACCGTTGGCCTGTATCGTGAAACagaatttcttgcttagctggataacttgtcagatttacggTAGTCTCTGTGAAATATAAGGGAACAAAGATAAAGTCAATTTAAACTATGGTGCCATAAATCCATGAAGTTATCCAGCGACAGTATGCAAGAAATCCAACTTGGTGATATAGGCCCCTGTTCTCGACTATTCCTccgcagtttaaatggactttatcttcgcTGACTTACATTTAGCCAAGGCTACTGTAAATCCAATATGTTATTGACCAATCACGTCTTGTCTTTACATGTAGTCAGGTAAAAATACTAATGCTCACAAAAGATGGGAACAAATATATACGATTTTAGagtttacaaacatttttaactgtgaaattttattgtttttacctGCTAAAAATTGTTAGTGGAACGAAATGTAGCAGAAGCTAACTGGTCTGCTAATGGTTTTCAGAGTTAGTGGAAATGCTAATCCACTAACAAAAAAGTTATCTTTGGTAATTAGCAATTGTGGAACCCTGCTCTTCACTGTTGACTAAAGGCTTTTTTGCTAGCATTTGCTTAATGAGATTTTGGCGCAAAACAATTTTTATTTTCCCCTTGCCTGACCTTTTCCTAACTGCATTATTTTCTGTCAAATACTTACTTATGACATAATGGTGTCTGCCATCATTTTAGCAATTTCAAGAATTGATGTCTGTCACGATCGGTGCCGGTGAACGGGTGATCGCTTGGGCAGGTAagtgggtaaggagcaggcaagcaggcgaagtcggggaaaacggggatttattaaaaggATCGGGTAAAAGGGACGGGCAGGACAGGTCACAAGCACTGACATTaacaacatcaatgatggacaagAAACCAacgcaagacacggactgaaatacacaagactgggcaaacataatcagacacagctgggtacgatcagggaagcacacgtggataatcagggggcgtggcacacacgaggatcgtacgagctgggcgtgacaatgtCCCCAAATTTCTTAATTAATtgtcatttccatccatccatccatccatccatccatctacttgTCCTATTGAGGGTCGTGGGAGAGTTTAGAGGCCATACCAGAggctacatctggaaggcagggaacaacccagaatggggcaccaacccatcacagagcacattcacacacctatTGTCATTTCCTAAGTAAATAAATCTATCTTGCATTCCCAGCAGCTTTATTAAGAAATTGAAACAACTTCCTTAATAAACAATTGTAGGAAACACAACTGCAGGAAAAAGTGCAGAGGTGACAGTAGGTTTTATATTCAGGTACAtaatttttatcatttttaataatttttaattcACAACACAACCGAATGACATCAAAGCATGCAACAGGCTGAATGAAGTGAACAGCCACCAATAATCAAGAGCTTTTGGTGAGAATTACATAAGCTACAGAACTAGCAAATCCTTCGCCACACCTTCTGGAGTCAAAAGGCGCTATGTTGCATAAAGCACAAGGCATAACTAACATTATAGATATGTCCAAATCCATTTTGCTGTTTCGGAAATGGACGTGCCAGTACATGAGGTGAAAATGTGGGCACACACCATATATGGGAGCACCACTGGTCCACCTAAGCCTTTAGAGGTGAAGCAGGCGTGGGATGAGGTATCAGCGAGTGTGTTTCTGGCATCACCATGTCATTCGCTTCAAATGAAAATGGCACGGACAAAAAGGTAGCACCCTTAATTTAACATTTTGTGGCACCATCTTTTGCATCAATCACTACCAACAAGTGATCTCTGTACCTCACAGTGAGGCGTCTGCATTTGCCAGCAGGTAGTCTGGCCCACTCTTCCTGAGCAAACTGCTCAAGCTGTCTCAGGGTTGGAGGGTGGCGTCTCCACACTGTGATTTTTAGATCTTTCCATAGATGTTTCATAAGATTAAGATCTGGGCTCATGGAGGCCTTTTAAGAATAATCCAATGATTTTTTTCTCAGCCATTCTTGAGTGCTTTCAGCtgtatggtttgggtcattatcctgtttGAGGACCCATGACCAGTGACTCAGGCAGTATGTTTCGCTCCAGGATGCCTTGGTAGTCTTAAGACTTCATTgtgtcctgcacagattcaaagTTCCCCGTGTCAGATGGAGCAAAGCAGCTCCAAAACAAAACTAAGCCCCTTCTGTGTTTCACAGTAGGTTTagtgttttttcttttaaagcttaatttttccttctgtaaatATAGAGCTGGTGTGACTGGCCAAACAGCTCCACCTTTGTCTCATCAGTCCAAAGGACTTTCTCCCAGAAACGTTGGGATTTGTCAACATGCATTTTGGCGAATTCCACTCTggctttttatgtttttctgtcaGTAGAGGAGCCCTCCCTCCTGGGTCTTCTTCCATGGAGCCCATTATTGTTAAAAATGCGACGGATGGAGTGACGTACCTTGACCTTGGAGCTCAGCTTGAATGGTTTTGGCTCTTTTTCTACCATCCACATAATCCTTCTGATCAACCTGGGGTTGCATTTCCTCTTGCATCCATGTcctgggaggttggctacagtcccatgaaacatatactttttaataatattgacCCTGTCGTCACAGGAACATGAAACTGCCtggagatggtcttatagcctttacctttaaCATGGTTATCTATAATCTTCTTTCTGAGCTAATAATCCATGAAGCACGTTTATAAGGGTAACAAGCTTACTAAAATCACTTAAAGAAACATACAGATGTAACATTTAGATATTTATACTGACAACAAGTAAACACTTAGACTAGACACACACAACAGGCAAATCTTAGAATAACTGACTTTGagctactgtgtgtgtgtgtgtgtgtgggggggggggggggtgcatgttgGATTCTTAAAACACCAGCACTCTTTCTTTCACCCTTGtcggttcctgtgtgtgcatccCCCCTTATATTTAGGGTACCGACTTGCTCTAGTCCGGATCTTAAAAGCCCAGGTTATTATTGCTAAGGTTCCAAACCTCTGAGCCATACACGTTGGAATGCTGGCTTTACGTTGCCTTGTAATCTGAAttgccttgtgtgtgtgtgtgtgtgtgtgtgtgtgtgtgtatgtgtgtgggcgtTTGTGATCCTACACTGGTATCTCATTTCCATGCCAGGGGGTATTTTTCACATGGGGATTACTCATTTAGCTGGATGTAATTGTTGAAGATTTGGCCTGATCCTGGCTCTGTTGGTTTTTTGaaactcttgctggatgtgttgtcatagcaacacatccaaatcctcaaacctgctcaGAGCAGGTTTGTTCTGTGTAAACAAGGATTAGCTCGCACACGTAATCAGTGTCCGTGTGTTGAAATCCAATCAGCCATGGCCTCACCATTCATGAATCAGCGACCAATTGATATCGGTGTGCAAATTATAAGAAGATAATTTCATACAAAGAGGGTTTTGCGCGATCGGCAAGATCCTTTATTGCTCCTGAAGTAAATTCTTTTCGAAAGATACCGCTTTAGTATATTCTTGTACTTCAATTTAACCTGTTCTCATGTTCTCATTGTTCTTATGTTTGATCTGGAATTCTGACATACAGTAGAATCCTGTTATAGCAGAATCGTATATaatggaatttcgcttataacggacaaacgaTTTGGTCCCCAGGGTCGTTTTTAGCAGTAGTTTTGTtcagctataacggacatgcaggctccgcctacaaggcgcgtggcgtgccggtgataaacagcgcagatacgtagtcgggattattaatagtcacgcatctgg
The sequence above is a segment of the Brienomyrus brachyistius isolate T26 chromosome 12, BBRACH_0.4, whole genome shotgun sequence genome. Coding sequences within it:
- the LOC125704855 gene encoding apolipoprotein L3-like, which produces MDNQEMPVDRNLRFLISQVNQDIEAFKNLYDRDVDDLLSLVEKLEMTAEGLERVHLRTTVGSRTRGVIGAAGGVTTVVGLILAPVTLAASLIVNGVGIGVAVAGGVTSAVSNVTNMVNQSMDRKTIEAILSEYREKMEPILMSVEGMRTGTENLKENESYTNVANMTQTASRAGRGLGGIAELVRLVQVVNVGKVAAQAARAVRVAEAFTGVLSALFIALDVYFIVKDAKEIHNIRQGSQQHDEIKSATMKLVANIREMVSQFKENLDELENTRKELMTDG